In Shewanella sp. VB17, a single genomic region encodes these proteins:
- the hemL gene encoding glutamate-1-semialdehyde 2,1-aminomutase has product MTRSDELFEQAKETIPGGVNSPVRAFNGVGGSPRFIHKADGAYIYDADGNAYIDYVGSWGPMILGHNHPKIRQAVLDAVENGLSFGAPTELEINMAEKVIEMVPSIEQVRMVSSGTEATMSAIRLARGFTNRDKILKFEGCYHGHADCLLVKAGSGALTLGQPSSPGIPEDFAKHTLTAVYNDLSSVQSLFEQYPQAISCIIVEPVAGNMNCIPPIAGFLEGLRAICDQYGALLILDEVMTGFRVSSSGAQGYYGITPDLTTLGKVIGGGMPVGAFGGRKDVMQFIAPTGPVYQAGTLSGNPIAMSAGLAQMEALGSEGLYEELAAKTQRIAEGFKAAANKHGIPMAINYVGGMFGLFFTEEEKITRFEQVTQCDADKFPVFYHYMLEEGIYLAPSAYEAGFLSMAHGEQEIEETLAAAERVFAKMAT; this is encoded by the coding sequence ATGACTCGCTCTGACGAACTATTTGAACAGGCTAAAGAAACTATTCCTGGTGGGGTTAATTCACCAGTACGTGCTTTTAACGGCGTCGGTGGCTCACCGCGCTTTATCCATAAAGCCGATGGCGCTTATATCTATGATGCTGATGGCAACGCTTACATTGACTATGTGGGCTCTTGGGGACCGATGATCTTAGGCCATAACCACCCTAAGATCCGCCAAGCGGTATTAGACGCTGTTGAAAATGGCCTTTCCTTTGGTGCACCAACCGAACTTGAAATTAACATGGCAGAAAAAGTCATCGAGATGGTGCCTTCAATAGAACAAGTCCGCATGGTGAGCTCAGGAACAGAAGCAACCATGAGTGCCATTCGTCTCGCTCGCGGCTTCACTAACCGTGACAAAATCCTAAAATTTGAAGGTTGTTACCATGGACATGCCGATTGCTTATTAGTTAAAGCAGGTTCTGGGGCGCTGACCTTAGGTCAACCAAGCTCTCCTGGTATTCCTGAAGATTTCGCTAAGCACACACTCACAGCAGTATATAACGACCTTAGCTCAGTACAGTCATTGTTCGAACAATACCCACAAGCGATATCGTGTATTATTGTTGAACCCGTTGCCGGCAACATGAACTGTATCCCTCCTATTGCAGGTTTCCTTGAGGGACTGCGTGCCATCTGCGATCAATACGGGGCTTTATTAATTCTCGATGAAGTGATGACAGGGTTTCGCGTGTCATCAAGCGGCGCTCAAGGTTACTACGGCATAACACCGGATCTGACCACACTAGGCAAAGTGATCGGCGGTGGTATGCCTGTGGGCGCGTTCGGTGGTCGTAAGGATGTAATGCAGTTTATCGCGCCTACCGGTCCAGTTTATCAAGCAGGGACATTATCAGGTAACCCTATTGCCATGTCGGCAGGCCTTGCTCAAATGGAGGCGCTAGGCAGTGAAGGCTTGTATGAAGAGCTCGCCGCTAAAACTCAGCGCATTGCTGAAGGATTTAAGGCCGCTGCGAACAAACATGGCATTCCAATGGCCATCAACTATGTAGGTGGTATGTTCGGTTTATTCTTCACTGAAGAAGAAAAAATAACTCGCTTTGAGCAAGTCACTCAATGTGATGCTGACAAATTTCCTGTTTTTTATCACTACATGCTAGAAGAAGGCATTTACTTAGCCCCTAGCGCCTATGAAGCAGGTTTTCTTTCCATGGCTCATGGTGAACAAGAAATAGAAGAGACATTGGCTGCTGCTGAACGCGTATTTGCTAAAATGGCGACATAA
- a CDS encoding sulfite oxidase, whose protein sequence is MTIDRRKFLKGAVATSVSAILPINWVFAQNRPAGITPLDVSAVTWSNVENLPTHFTVLNSNPLNAFPPEHMLAPMKTPADVAFIRWNGQLPDFENINPDTWEFTVDGESIETSKTYTIAELKRQFKTHTQQLVLECGGNSRKNFYPNAKGNQWSNTAVYCAEWTGVLVKDVLADCGIKSDAVYTANYGADKHLSGKGAAVSRGVPIEAAVNENAMIAWAMNGEDIPYLHGYPLRIVFGGRPASVSQKCATGMGVRNRVHDGTKMAAPAYQVPKNPVAPGEKVDNKDFKIIEEMIVKSLITAPQTGGELTLGKSLEVSGHAWAGTREVAKVEVSYDYGTTWQTAALTKPVNPMAWQHWKLSLTLPLTGYYEIWAKATDTKGDAQPMVQPQWNPKGYLFNGCHRVAIRVV, encoded by the coding sequence ATGACTATCGATAGACGTAAATTTTTAAAAGGCGCTGTGGCCACTTCAGTATCAGCAATCTTACCGATTAATTGGGTTTTTGCTCAAAATCGGCCAGCAGGGATCACGCCTCTTGATGTCTCAGCAGTCACTTGGTCAAATGTTGAAAACCTTCCTACACATTTTACCGTGCTAAATTCAAATCCACTGAACGCTTTCCCACCAGAACATATGCTTGCACCGATGAAAACGCCTGCTGATGTTGCGTTTATCCGCTGGAATGGTCAACTGCCAGACTTTGAGAATATCAATCCAGATACTTGGGAATTCACCGTCGATGGCGAGTCTATTGAAACCTCAAAAACCTATACTATTGCCGAATTAAAACGTCAATTTAAGACCCACACTCAGCAACTGGTACTCGAATGTGGCGGTAACAGCCGTAAAAATTTCTATCCTAACGCTAAGGGAAACCAGTGGAGCAATACCGCAGTATACTGTGCAGAATGGACAGGGGTACTGGTTAAAGATGTCCTCGCAGACTGCGGTATAAAAAGTGATGCCGTTTACACCGCAAATTATGGTGCCGATAAACATCTCAGTGGTAAAGGCGCTGCAGTTTCACGCGGAGTGCCTATTGAAGCGGCAGTCAATGAAAACGCCATGATAGCTTGGGCCATGAATGGAGAGGATATCCCTTACCTGCACGGTTACCCTCTGCGTATCGTCTTTGGTGGACGTCCAGCCTCTGTCTCACAAAAATGTGCCACTGGTATGGGCGTACGTAATCGCGTACATGATGGTACTAAAATGGCGGCCCCAGCTTATCAGGTACCTAAGAACCCTGTAGCTCCGGGCGAAAAAGTCGACAATAAAGACTTTAAGATCATCGAAGAGATGATCGTTAAGTCCCTTATTACAGCACCACAAACAGGCGGAGAACTAACGCTCGGTAAATCATTGGAAGTCAGTGGGCATGCTTGGGCTGGTACCCGAGAGGTCGCAAAAGTAGAAGTGAGCTATGACTATGGCACAACTTGGCAAACCGCGGCTTTAACTAAACCTGTCAACCCTATGGCGTGGCAGCATTGGAAACTGAGTCTAACCTTACCATTGACGGGCTATTACGAAATCTGGGCTAAAGCAACTGACACCAAAGGGGATGCTCAGCCTATGGTGCAGCCACAGTGGAATCCAAAAGGCTATCTATTCAACGGCTGTCATAGAGTGGCTATAAGGGTCGTATAA
- a CDS encoding ExeA family protein gives MYKAFFGLNDNPFSIAPNPHYMFLSDRHREALTHLTYGLGDTGGFVLLTGEVGTGKTTVSRCLLNQLPENTDTAFILNPSLTELELLASLCDELSIKYDKDPSLKQLTDLLSQYLLANNEQGRNTVLIIDEAQHLRAEVLEQLRLLTNLETNTKKLLQVILIGQPELQQLLKRRELRQLAQRITARYHLLPLNAEEVGLYVHHRLQVAGRHEPLFNAGAIKALHHYSGGIPRLINLLCERALMASYAKSKVPVDRKMVDLASAEVQGEEIKQVHYLVPVGMAVTLLLTCVLGYLVFFQQETGPLQSVESVPITSAEIKAEAQQKSRDIKLDAKQRVLNDAMANSRHIDTAYASILGLWGKVPYVGLTACQSAKQQGLSCFQQQGNWHSLIRLNFPAVVYLVDDNNQAFYGTLVSRNEEQLLLQLNEQQLWVDREWFTRHFSGTFEILWQAPNDRQREIGQGSDLAQIQWLENSLAKIDNKTPRLIKQFDTELENQLTRFQRKHGLRADAIAGSQTLVQLNLYLSATGPRLMQAKGHY, from the coding sequence ATGTACAAGGCGTTTTTTGGATTAAATGATAATCCATTCTCTATTGCACCTAATCCGCACTATATGTTTCTTAGCGACCGCCATCGAGAGGCGTTAACACACTTAACTTACGGTTTAGGAGACACGGGAGGATTTGTCTTGTTAACGGGTGAAGTTGGTACAGGGAAAACCACGGTTTCACGTTGTTTACTGAATCAATTACCAGAAAACACCGATACCGCTTTTATCCTTAATCCCTCTTTGACAGAGCTTGAATTATTGGCAAGTCTTTGTGATGAATTGTCGATTAAGTATGACAAAGATCCTAGCTTGAAACAGTTAACGGATCTATTAAGCCAGTACTTGTTAGCCAATAATGAACAGGGCCGTAATACGGTGTTGATTATCGATGAGGCTCAACATTTACGAGCTGAAGTGCTTGAGCAATTACGCTTATTAACCAATCTTGAAACCAATACTAAGAAGCTTTTACAGGTGATTTTAATTGGCCAACCTGAGCTTCAACAACTGCTCAAACGTCGAGAATTACGGCAGTTGGCACAGAGGATCACTGCAAGATACCATTTATTGCCGCTGAATGCTGAAGAAGTGGGTTTATATGTGCACCATAGGCTGCAAGTTGCCGGACGCCATGAACCTTTGTTTAATGCTGGGGCGATTAAGGCGTTGCATCACTATAGCGGTGGGATCCCGCGTTTGATTAATTTGTTATGTGAGCGCGCCTTAATGGCGAGCTATGCGAAATCAAAAGTGCCAGTAGACCGAAAAATGGTGGACTTAGCTTCTGCTGAAGTACAAGGTGAGGAGATTAAGCAAGTTCATTATTTAGTGCCAGTGGGCATGGCAGTGACATTGCTGTTGACGTGTGTATTGGGATACTTAGTCTTTTTTCAGCAAGAGACAGGGCCTCTTCAGTCGGTCGAATCTGTTCCCATTACTAGTGCAGAGATTAAGGCTGAAGCACAACAAAAGAGTCGTGATATTAAGCTTGATGCTAAACAAAGAGTACTCAATGATGCCATGGCTAATAGCCGGCATATTGACACGGCCTACGCCAGTATTTTGGGCTTGTGGGGTAAAGTGCCTTATGTTGGCTTGACTGCATGCCAGTCGGCTAAGCAACAAGGTCTATCTTGTTTTCAGCAACAGGGCAATTGGCATTCCTTGATTAGACTTAACTTCCCAGCGGTGGTGTATTTAGTTGATGATAACAATCAAGCTTTTTATGGCACATTAGTGTCTCGAAATGAAGAACAGCTATTATTGCAACTTAATGAACAACAGCTTTGGGTCGATAGAGAGTGGTTTACTCGTCATTTTAGTGGCACATTTGAAATACTTTGGCAGGCACCTAATGATCGGCAACGTGAGATAGGGCAGGGATCAGATCTTGCTCAGATCCAGTGGTTAGAAAATAGTTTGGCTAAAATCGATAATAAAACGCCTCGTTTGATTAAGCAATTTGATACAGAGCTTGAAAATCAGTTAACACGCTTTCAGCGTAAGCATGGTTTGAGGGCTGATGCCATTGCTGGTAGTCAAACATTAGTTCAACTCAATTTGTACCTTAGTGCAACAGGACCAAGATTAATGCAAGCTAAAGGACACTATTAA
- a CDS encoding general secretion pathway protein GspB produces MSILLDAVTRSKQDDLNVNLDPVLPPRTQYEKVSRTKHIGLLVLLSMIILLLLVVIVWLSRSQTMVSVPVVASVVESAPKSPNEIIQKNEMQDTESPFAKNGVLLAGKVALPIAVAMPVPARYKAETEPRQSQGRSSVASTLVATDPGSEPIILGANANKKGQALLESLQYQVDLAAKELGLDKLGSAPEDSHPLSQSEIKTQTGTREYQSEGNLLAAFEAALKEVETADQVEAAAVDENVDQMLGMNTGDIPNYGQLPVAMQLQVPEFSINAHVYASEPNKRWLNVDGNELQQGDMIDGKLEIIEIRPGDVVLAIGGTEFKVPAI; encoded by the coding sequence ATGTCGATTTTACTCGATGCCGTAACACGGTCAAAGCAGGATGATTTGAATGTTAATTTGGATCCTGTACTCCCCCCTAGGACCCAGTATGAAAAAGTGAGCAGAACTAAGCATATTGGACTGCTTGTATTACTGAGTATGATTATTTTGCTCTTGTTAGTGGTCATAGTTTGGCTTAGCCGCAGTCAAACTATGGTGTCAGTTCCCGTGGTTGCAAGCGTCGTTGAGTCAGCACCTAAGTCTCCCAACGAAATAATTCAAAAGAACGAAATGCAAGATACTGAGTCGCCTTTTGCAAAAAATGGGGTGCTGTTAGCAGGTAAAGTCGCACTGCCAATCGCCGTAGCTATGCCGGTACCGGCACGCTATAAAGCTGAGACAGAGCCTAGACAATCACAAGGGCGCTCTTCTGTCGCCAGTACATTGGTTGCGACAGATCCGGGGAGTGAGCCAATCATTTTGGGGGCTAATGCTAACAAGAAAGGTCAGGCGTTACTGGAATCGTTACAATATCAGGTTGATCTTGCGGCAAAAGAACTTGGCTTGGATAAATTAGGCTCAGCCCCTGAAGATAGTCATCCTTTGTCTCAGTCTGAGATTAAGACTCAGACGGGCACTCGAGAGTATCAGAGTGAAGGCAATCTATTAGCTGCATTTGAAGCTGCATTAAAGGAAGTTGAAACAGCTGATCAAGTTGAAGCTGCTGCGGTGGATGAAAACGTCGATCAAATGTTGGGAATGAACACGGGTGATATTCCTAACTATGGTCAGTTACCTGTGGCTATGCAACTGCAAGTGCCAGAATTTAGTATTAATGCCCATGTTTATGCGAGTGAGCCGAATAAACGATGGCTTAATGTCGATGGTAATGAACTTCAGCAAGGTGACATGATTGACGGTAAGTTAGAAATTATTGAGATTAGGCCAGGAGATGTCGTGTTAGCGATAGGAGGCACGGAATTTAAGGTGCCTGCGATTTAA
- a CDS encoding c-type cytochrome codes for MVITSGMSIAASDENLLNMCQACHGNDGNSQFTSIPNLKWQNQAYMVQQLAQFKNGQRQDKTMSKVAKLLSTEQMEAIASYFHNGKEE; via the coding sequence ATGGTCATAACCAGTGGCATGAGTATCGCTGCAAGTGACGAAAACCTATTAAATATGTGTCAAGCCTGTCACGGAAATGATGGAAATAGCCAGTTTACTTCTATTCCGAATCTAAAATGGCAAAATCAAGCCTATATGGTGCAACAGTTAGCACAATTTAAAAATGGCCAACGCCAAGATAAGACCATGAGTAAAGTCGCCAAACTACTGAGTACTGAACAAATGGAAGCTATAGCAAGCTACTTTCATAACGGTAAGGAAGAATAA
- a CDS encoding cytochrome C, whose amino-acid sequence MKKHLHVLALLLTASTVNAVATEQQYPVDKTTGLIMAPGWEIVKNQCNACHTSLIIPQNLGNREVWRETIQWMIDTQGLWDLNETWDPVLDYLETYYNESGIDMEIFRRKFLEASQMPPLPEKKEHK is encoded by the coding sequence ATGAAAAAACACCTTCATGTTTTAGCCTTACTTCTCACGGCAAGCACTGTCAATGCCGTTGCTACCGAGCAGCAGTACCCGGTAGATAAAACCACCGGACTTATCATGGCTCCTGGTTGGGAAATAGTTAAAAACCAATGTAATGCATGTCATACCAGCTTAATTATCCCACAGAATCTAGGCAACCGTGAGGTCTGGCGAGAAACAATCCAATGGATGATTGATACCCAAGGTTTATGGGATCTTAATGAGACGTGGGATCCAGTGCTGGACTACCTAGAGACTTATTATAATGAATCGGGTATCGACATGGAAATCTTTAGGCGTAAATTCCTAGAAGCCTCTCAGATGCCTCCTCTGCCAGAAAAGAAGGAGCATAAATGA
- a CDS encoding TonB-dependent receptor domain-containing protein, with protein MNFIKKSIFAFLTITPTGAALATYDTEEIEKITVVASKEPMLESIKLDDVENKAAGDLGEQLREINGVSSGRQGGKGFSPVIRGQQNSQLNILLDGGQVSGACPASMDNATSYAMVGYDKVVVIKGNQSVLYGAGGSGGTILLERERPDFSESGLTGTIDMTATSNTGRRKLSTDVAAGNDRGYVRVFGSYDQQQDYYQDGDGNDVGAGYDSKSGGIVMGVDLTPETSVELSYESVRDEDIFYSIEHPMDVPQADSDSWRVKLKQSITVGPFHTLEVNAYRSDVYHVMDNFSVRDRLDTIYVPGHDMPMKGVSESNTSGGKVQAIATLGSAELTIGMEYLNNYSDGVHAMDHGSGFETSAIEWPGVQQDQYSAFGEADVSLDNKNNMRFGFRVDRNFVDATKANDVPDMNVPGSFALNPTELYKKFYDSDTTEVDETNIGAVLGFTHQLTHEQVLSAFVTRSVVTANANQRFQANDMHGYYWVGNPDIKPEVHKQAELGWQKGDELSQMGVSIFYDKVDDYILQYKQSEKVVLQKNVDATLYGMEAEFSHSLSESWRFKTSLSWTIGRNVTEGGDLPQIAPLTNVNTLDWRNDDWSAGISWELAAKQDKIDMNSGLDAGETAGYGIVNLFASYKAPHDLVFKAGINNLFDKTYAQHLNKQADGLITEAEQVNEPGRECWVNVNWTF; from the coding sequence ATGAACTTCATTAAAAAAAGTATATTCGCATTTTTGACAATCACGCCTACTGGCGCTGCTCTGGCTACCTACGACACTGAAGAAATAGAAAAGATAACAGTCGTCGCTTCTAAAGAGCCTATGCTCGAGAGCATTAAACTCGATGACGTTGAGAATAAGGCTGCTGGGGATCTTGGTGAACAACTCAGAGAGATTAATGGTGTGTCTTCAGGGCGACAAGGTGGCAAAGGTTTTTCGCCTGTGATCCGTGGTCAACAGAACTCACAGTTGAACATACTGCTAGATGGAGGGCAAGTGAGTGGTGCTTGCCCTGCAAGCATGGACAATGCTACCAGCTATGCCATGGTAGGGTACGATAAAGTGGTGGTGATAAAGGGGAATCAATCTGTGCTTTACGGCGCAGGAGGAAGCGGTGGAACCATCTTACTAGAACGTGAGAGACCTGATTTTAGCGAGTCTGGCTTAACAGGCACTATTGATATGACAGCGACCAGTAATACCGGTCGAAGAAAGTTATCTACCGACGTTGCAGCAGGAAATGATAGAGGGTATGTCAGAGTTTTTGGCAGTTATGATCAGCAGCAGGACTACTATCAAGATGGTGACGGAAATGATGTCGGTGCAGGTTATGATAGTAAGAGCGGTGGAATTGTCATGGGAGTCGACTTAACCCCTGAAACCAGTGTAGAGCTTAGTTATGAGAGTGTCAGGGATGAAGATATTTTTTATTCTATTGAGCATCCAATGGACGTCCCTCAAGCAGACAGTGATAGCTGGCGAGTTAAACTTAAACAATCGATAACCGTGGGGCCTTTTCATACTCTTGAGGTTAATGCTTATCGTAGCGATGTGTATCATGTGATGGATAATTTCTCTGTACGAGATAGGCTTGACACAATATACGTGCCTGGACATGACATGCCGATGAAGGGAGTGAGTGAGTCGAATACCTCAGGAGGAAAAGTTCAGGCAATAGCGACGCTAGGCAGTGCAGAGCTAACGATTGGGATGGAATACCTAAATAACTACAGTGATGGTGTCCATGCTATGGATCATGGGAGTGGGTTTGAGACCAGTGCAATAGAATGGCCAGGCGTTCAGCAAGATCAATACAGCGCTTTTGGTGAAGCCGATGTGAGCCTTGATAACAAGAATAATATGAGATTTGGCTTCAGGGTTGACCGTAATTTTGTGGATGCAACTAAAGCGAATGATGTTCCAGACATGAATGTTCCGGGTTCATTTGCACTTAACCCAACTGAACTTTATAAAAAATTCTATGATTCAGATACCACTGAGGTTGACGAAACGAATATTGGAGCTGTGTTAGGTTTTACTCATCAACTTACCCATGAACAAGTGTTGAGTGCTTTCGTTACCCGATCTGTAGTGACCGCTAACGCCAATCAGCGTTTTCAGGCCAACGATATGCATGGCTATTACTGGGTAGGTAATCCTGATATTAAGCCTGAAGTGCATAAGCAGGCAGAGCTGGGTTGGCAGAAAGGAGATGAACTTAGCCAAATGGGGGTGAGTATATTTTATGACAAGGTAGATGACTATATTTTGCAATATAAGCAAAGTGAAAAAGTGGTGTTGCAAAAAAATGTTGATGCAACTTTGTATGGGATGGAAGCTGAATTTAGCCATTCTCTCTCTGAGAGCTGGCGTTTTAAAACATCTCTGTCTTGGACAATAGGGCGTAATGTGACCGAAGGAGGAGATCTTCCTCAGATAGCGCCACTAACCAACGTTAATACATTAGACTGGCGTAATGATGACTGGTCGGCAGGTATAAGCTGGGAGTTAGCCGCAAAGCAGGATAAAATCGATATGAACAGTGGTCTAGATGCAGGTGAGACCGCTGGCTATGGCATTGTCAATTTGTTTGCCAGTTATAAGGCCCCTCATGATCTCGTTTTTAAAGCTGGTATTAATAATCTATTTGATAAAACCTATGCACAACACTTGAATAAGCAAGCTGACGGGTTAATTACTGAAGCTGAGCAAGTGAATGAACCTGGTCGAGAGTGTTGGGTTAACGTTAACTGGACATTTTAA
- a CDS encoding c-type cytochrome: MIIHQKKLSLKGSLLTAGLLCSFASIAAEPAAISAEQAFSESLAISELKLDKALLTQKFDIAQGETLANTRCIACHSSAMLTNMPTYPSLMGQKTAYLFKQLIEFKRGVRTNPIMQAQAGMLSEAEMKNVAYYYSQQAPLKLVK; the protein is encoded by the coding sequence ATGATCATCCATCAGAAAAAATTAAGCCTAAAGGGATCGCTACTAACCGCTGGACTGCTATGCTCCTTTGCATCTATCGCCGCTGAGCCTGCAGCAATCAGTGCAGAGCAAGCCTTTAGTGAGTCTTTAGCTATCTCTGAGCTTAAACTCGACAAGGCATTATTAACACAAAAGTTTGATATTGCCCAAGGTGAAACGCTAGCAAACACACGATGCATCGCTTGTCACAGCAGTGCCATGCTGACCAATATGCCCACTTACCCCAGCTTGATGGGACAGAAAACAGCCTATCTGTTTAAACAACTTATCGAGTTTAAACGTGGCGTTCGAACCAACCCCATCATGCAGGCGCAAGCAGGTATGTTATCGGAAGCTGAGATGAAAAATGTCGCCTACTACTACTCACAACAAGCACCATTGAAGCTAGTTAAATAG
- a CDS encoding aspartate carbamoyltransferase — translation MTQFQGSHILSVNQLNLDAVQQIFNVATRMTPYALRQKRTTVLEGAILGNLFFEPSTRTRISFGCAFSLLGGKVNETVGMASSSLSKGESLYDTARVLSSYSDVIAMRHPQAFSIEEFSQGSRVPVINGGDGSNEHPTQALLDLFTIQKELATQDKHISGMHIAMVGDLKFGRTVHSLSRLLCMHKNVSFTLVSPKELAMPDYVLSDIENAGHNITITDQLEGNLDKADILYLTRIQEERFPSQEEANKYRGKFRLNRSIYTQNCKSNTVIMHPLPRDSREQANELDNDLNSHPNLAIFRQADNGLLIRMALFALTLGVDTQLQKYECPVNWYSRKADLLSGN, via the coding sequence ATGACTCAGTTTCAAGGATCGCATATTCTCTCGGTAAACCAGCTTAATTTGGATGCCGTTCAACAAATATTCAATGTTGCTACTCGTATGACGCCTTATGCACTAAGACAGAAACGCACCACTGTCCTAGAAGGCGCTATTTTAGGTAATCTTTTTTTCGAGCCTAGCACACGAACTCGCATCAGCTTCGGTTGTGCATTTAGCCTGCTTGGCGGTAAAGTAAATGAAACTGTCGGCATGGCGTCATCGTCACTGTCAAAGGGTGAATCTCTCTACGACACTGCCCGTGTGCTTTCCAGTTACTCTGATGTTATTGCCATGCGGCATCCACAGGCTTTTTCAATTGAAGAATTTTCACAGGGTAGCCGTGTTCCAGTGATTAACGGTGGTGATGGGTCTAACGAACATCCAACTCAAGCCCTATTGGATCTCTTTACCATACAAAAAGAACTGGCCACCCAAGATAAACATATCAGTGGTATGCATATTGCCATGGTGGGCGATCTTAAATTTGGCCGCACAGTGCACTCTCTTTCTCGCCTACTGTGTATGCATAAAAATGTCAGCTTCACCTTGGTGTCACCAAAAGAATTGGCGATGCCTGATTATGTGCTCAGCGACATCGAAAATGCTGGCCATAACATTACCATTACTGATCAACTTGAAGGCAACCTAGATAAAGCCGATATACTCTATCTTACCCGCATTCAAGAAGAGCGCTTTCCTTCACAGGAAGAAGCAAATAAATACCGTGGCAAGTTCCGGCTTAACCGCAGTATTTACACACAAAATTGCAAATCAAACACAGTGATCATGCACCCATTGCCAAGAGACTCACGTGAGCAAGCCAATGAGTTAGACAATGACCTTAACAGTCACCCCAACCTCGCTATCTTTAGACAAGCTGATAATGGACTGCTTATTCGAATGGCACTATTTGCGCTAACATTGGGAGTTGACACACAACTACAAAAATACGAGTGTCCGGTTAACTGGTATTCACGAAAAGCCGATCTCTTATCCGGCAACTGA
- the nhaD gene encoding sodium:proton antiporter NhaD: MLHIFLISLAVLALLSIIFEEVTHLNKAKTTLFLGCISWIVLFISAGDPGHEKLIETELNENLLEIATLWLFLMSTMTFVAYLNAKGMIQILVQKLFPQKVSVRMLMMQVALFSLVLSAICDNVTATLVSLGLLTTFKLDNQMRRRMAVLIIFAVNSGGVSLITGDVTTLMIFLGGHVQMSELLILFIPAAVSVMLLAVLFSLKAEGHVSTSPIKRDYHKVDVVIAVIFFCTIVATMMLNILFGIPPVLTFLTGLSILFLVGHIFRSKKEEIQILEYIRQVEYDTLLFFLGILLLVGMLKEIGTLDLLTQVYAMYDPNISNFVTGIGSAILDNVPLTAALLKASPVLSTPEWLGLTYSVGVGGSLLVIGSASGIIAMSKVKELTFVSYLRYVPALLLCYSLGYGLTLLLANHFYH, encoded by the coding sequence ATGCTCCACATATTCCTGATCTCACTTGCCGTTTTGGCACTGTTAAGTATTATTTTTGAAGAAGTCACTCATCTTAATAAAGCCAAAACCACCCTATTTTTAGGGTGTATTTCATGGATAGTACTCTTTATATCTGCGGGGGATCCTGGCCATGAAAAGCTAATTGAAACAGAGTTAAATGAAAATCTATTGGAGATAGCGACTCTTTGGCTATTTTTGATGTCAACCATGACATTCGTCGCTTATCTTAATGCAAAAGGGATGATCCAAATCCTAGTGCAGAAGTTATTCCCACAAAAAGTATCGGTACGTATGCTAATGATGCAGGTGGCCCTGTTCTCATTAGTTCTCTCGGCTATTTGCGACAATGTCACCGCCACCTTAGTGTCATTAGGGTTATTAACCACCTTCAAACTCGACAATCAAATGCGGCGTAGAATGGCGGTATTGATTATTTTTGCTGTCAATTCCGGAGGCGTATCATTAATTACTGGTGATGTAACGACCTTAATGATTTTTCTTGGTGGCCATGTGCAAATGTCAGAGCTGCTCATCCTCTTTATACCAGCAGCAGTCAGCGTCATGCTACTCGCTGTACTGTTTTCACTTAAGGCAGAAGGTCATGTGAGCACGTCACCGATAAAGCGCGATTATCACAAGGTCGATGTGGTCATTGCCGTAATCTTCTTTTGTACGATTGTCGCCACCATGATGCTAAATATTTTGTTTGGGATCCCCCCCGTACTCACCTTTTTAACCGGTTTATCCATATTATTCCTCGTGGGACACATCTTCAGAAGCAAGAAAGAAGAAATTCAGATCCTCGAATATATTCGCCAAGTTGAATACGACACCTTATTATTTTTCCTCGGAATATTACTGTTAGTGGGCATGCTCAAAGAGATAGGCACGTTAGACTTATTAACACAGGTTTATGCTATGTATGATCCTAACATCTCAAATTTTGTCACTGGTATTGGCTCTGCCATACTCGATAACGTGCCACTAACAGCTGCATTATTGAAAGCAAGTCCAGTCTTAAGTACTCCAGAATGGTTAGGACTCACCTATTCTGTTGGCGTTGGAGGCTCACTATTAGTCATAGGCTCAGCATCTGGCATTATAGCCATGAGTAAAGTGAAGGAGTTAACTTTCGTGAGTTACCTAAGATACGTACCCGCTTTACTGCTTTGTTATAGCTTAGGCTATGGCTTGACCTTGCTGCTCGCCAATCATTTCTATCACTAA